A stretch of DNA from Desulfosarcina ovata subsp. ovata:
CCTTTTTGACTTATCGACTGCATGAACGCGGAACCGTCATTTCGCGTTTTCCTTGGAATCCATGCATAGTATCGCGTGAATATCATCTGTAACGATGAATGGCCCATCATGCTTTGCACCCAGCCGATGTCCTCACCCGCCGAAAGCATCAATGTCGCGAATGTATGCCGTGTTTGAATGGGGGGTCGGTATTCCAGACCAGCTTTTTCCAGGGCCTTTGTCCAAACCACATTACGGTAATGGTCCGGATTCATCCGTGCCTCCCCCTGCGTCAAGAAAATGTGCTGACTTTTTCCAGTCAACTGCCGCTGGTCCTCTAAGGCTTCCAATACCGGATCAATGCAGTCCACATAGCGTTTCGATTTTTTCGTCTTCGGACGATCATCCTGACCATAAACATAGGATTTGTGGATGTGGATTTTTGGCCCTGGTTTCATGTTCTGTTTAAAATCCGACCATAACAGCGCGTCAATTTCTCCTGATCGCATGCCGGTGAAAAATCTTACCACGGTATACGGCTTATAAAATGGATCGATAGCTTCCAGAATCAACAGAACTTCTTCATAGGAAAAAGGGAAAATGTCTGGCTGCTCGACAGTCCGATTGTCCACCTTCAGCATGACGTTATCTTGGACATAGCCATTCTTGAAAGCCATTTTAAAGACTGAGCGCATCGGAACCAAAATATTGTTGGTCCTTTTTGGCCCGCATGATAGGGACGCGATGAACTTCTCAACGTCCAGATACGAGATGGCGTCTATCGGCATGTCTTTAAAAAATGGCAGAACGTGTGTATTCATCGACGAGCGATAGTCCCGCCAGGTTGAATATTTCACCTTTCCCTCATGGATGGCGGCCCATTCTTTTGCGACTTGACCAAAAGTGAGGCACTCCTGGCTTTCTGGTGCAACTGAAAAACTTCCATTGATTCGGTAGTTTTCCAGCATCTTATCACGCAGTCGGATAGCTTCGGTAGCGACCGTTGTTTCAAGGGATATCCTGGTTTTCCCTTTTCGGAAATACCAGAACTGCCCTCTTTTAGTTAAATGATGGTACTTTGAATTTGCCATGTCATATCCTCCAGTCTTCGTCGGTCTTGGCTGATATGACAGGCCTTCCCTTTATGGTTCCTTTTGACGGATCGCCTGCATCACCCCCTTTCTTATTGAAACTGTTTTTGTCTCTGAAATCCTTGATATCATCCCGGTGGTATAGAACTCTTGATGAACCAGGCGCCTGCCAGTAAGACAGCAGGCCTTGTTCCCGCCAATTTTTCACTGTGCCAGGAACAACTCTAAAATATCCAGCAACTTCATTCTGCGTCCATAACTCTTTATCCCATAGATTTTCCTTTCTTTCCATAAATACCACACCTCAATTTATATTGGTATGGCAGGCCCTGTGCCGGTCGGTTCCGGTAGACGGCGATCACACCGCCCATGGCGTGCCCAGTCGCGCTGATTGGAATTGCGACCTTATGGAGCCGGTGGGATTGATCCCCCGACTCCTGGTGTGGTCCCGAGGTGTAGGGACCACAGAAAAAATGATGAACTTGACGAACGTCAATCCGCTGATGGGTTGGTGTAGCCGCGAGACAATGCGGCTACCTTTCCCAACGGAAGTGCTCTACATGTGAAAATAGTTCCACATCACATCGATGATCAGTTTGTTCACCGCATCATCAATGTCACCGGTTCTGCGAATGATTTCTTCCCCCATGAAATCTTGGCCTTCCTGAGTCAGTTCAATGTCCTGGTATGGAACCTCTCGGCCTTTCCATTCAAGGACCCCTTCATCAAAGCGAATGAATCCGAAAAGATGGTCGTGGAGGAGGCTGAACTCTTTTTCGCAGGCAACGCCAGGGTCGATCGTCTGGACCGTCTCGATGTCCTTGTTCATCATGACAAGTCCTGTCGCGGCAAAATCGGTTGCAACCTCTTTGACGGGTTGATCGCCTTGAAGTTTAAGGTGATGAAACCATCCATGATCTGACCGGGCAAAAATATCGGTTCGTCCATCTGAATGACATTTGCTCAAACAGACGAGAGCGTGATCCCGTTCGATGTAGTAGCCATCCTCTCGCAGGATCTCCATGTGGATTTCATCCGCCGAGCAGATGTCACAGGTTCGGATTTCATTTTCAGTTGTTATTTGCATAATTCTTTTTCTCCTTGTTTTGAATTTGACCTTCTCTTTCGAAAGTCTTTATGCCTGCATCAAAGGCAGGCAGATGTTTATAAAGCGCACAAAGAGTGCCGTTGTTGGCAGTGGTGTCGATAAACCTATCCAACAGGATGTTTGAAAA
This window harbors:
- a CDS encoding tyrosine-type recombinase/integrase; protein product: MANSKYHHLTKRGQFWYFRKGKTRISLETTVATEAIRLRDKMLENYRINGSFSVAPESQECLTFGQVAKEWAAIHEGKVKYSTWRDYRSSMNTHVLPFFKDMPIDAISYLDVEKFIASLSCGPKRTNNILVPMRSVFKMAFKNGYVQDNVMLKVDNRTVEQPDIFPFSYEEVLLILEAIDPFYKPYTVVRFFTGMRSGEIDALLWSDFKQNMKPGPKIHIHKSYVYGQDDRPKTKKSKRYVDCIDPVLEALEDQRQLTGKSQHIFLTQGEARMNPDHYRNVVWTKALEKAGLEYRPPIQTRHTFATLMLSAGEDIGWVQSMMGHSSLQMIFTRYYAWIPRKTRNDGSAFMQSISQKGPEKVDGKGAETEAKVISLFSKVSQLRHTLIKKGSGETP
- a CDS encoding helix-turn-helix domain-containing protein, with translation MERKENLWDKELWTQNEVAGYFRVVPGTVKNWREQGLLSYWQAPGSSRVLYHRDDIKDFRDKNSFNKKGGDAGDPSKGTIKGRPVISAKTDEDWRI